CAAAATAGTATCCTTGGATGGTATTCCAATACTTTTCATACCTATCTGGCTCACCCCAGCAGGTTCTAAGCATGGAGGGCCATGGGGTTTTTATAACGAGGTTTCCAACCGTGTTTGGTGGAAGTTCTTTGCCTTGACTGTCTACAACTGCCACCTCTATGCCAAAGTAGGGTTTTCCTGCCTTTCCGGGCTTAGCAGGGTATGCAGGAATAGTAGTTATCATATGCATACCTGTTTCTGTTTGCCACCAAGTGTCTACTATGGCACAGTTTTCCCTGCCTATGTGCTTGTAATACCAATGCCAAGCTTCGGGGTTTATGGGTTCACCCACAGAACCCAGTATTCTCAGAGAAGAAAGGTCATACTTGGCAGGCCACTGCTCTCCATACCTCATAAACATCCTTATGGCAGTAGGTGCGGTGTAGAAAACATTTACCCTATATTTTTCCACATAGCTCCACCATCTTCCGGGGTCAGGGTAATCTGGTGCACCCTCTGTTATCAGAGAAGTAACTCCGTTGGCAAGGGGTCCATAGACTATGTAGCTGTGTCCAGTTATCCATCCTATGTCCGCAGTGCACCAGTAAATGTCATCTTCATGAAGGTCAAAGGTTATCTTTGTAGTAAAGTATGTGCCCACCATGTAGCCACCGGTGGTATGGAGCACACCCTTGGGTTTGCCTGTGGTTCCAGAAGTGTAGAGTATAAAGAGAGGGTCTTCTGCGTCCATTTCCACGGGTTCACAGTTTGGAGAGCTGTTTTTAACAAGCTCATCAAAGCTCACAAAAAGTCCTCCAGAGCCATTTAACACATCACCGTCCCTGTCCCAGACCACCACCTTTTCCACAAAGCCAAGACCATCTATAGCCCTTTGCACTGTGGCAAAGAGGTCAATCTTTTTGCCTCTTCTTTTCGTATAGCTGGCGGTTAGCACCACCTTTGCCTTTGCATCTTCAATTCTGAGTCTGAGAGCCCCTTCGCTAAAACCTGCAAAAACCACGCTATGTATTGCACCAATTCTGGCACACGCAAGCATACAAGCTATAGCTTCTATGGTATTAGGCATGTATATGGAGACCCTATCTCCCTTCTTAACACCAAGGGACTTAAGACCATTGGCTATACGGTTTACAAGCTCCAAGAGCTCGCCGTAGGTTATCTTCTTTTCCCTTCCATCCTCGTCCACAAAGATGTAAGCAACCTTGTTTCTTCTTCCCGCCTGCACGTGCCTGTCAAGGCAGTTGTAGGTTATGTTGGTTTTGCCGTTTACAAACCATTTGGCGTAGGGGTAGTTCCACTCAAGCACCTTGTCCCACTTTTTAAACCAGTGTAGCTCCTCTGCCACCTTCGCCCAGAAGGCTTCCCTGTCCTTGATGGACTCTTGGTATAAACTGTCGTAGTCCTTGACCCATGCCCTCTCCACTATGTGGGCTGGAGGACTATACTTTTCTTCCACCTTGAGGTGAACCTCTTCCCTTACTTCCATGTTAAACCTCCTATGTGGGTTTATTTAAAAAGTATAACCCAGCAATGTCCTTGTGTAAATGCAAGCGTTAAAAATAGGTGTTTATAGTTTAAAATCCTTAGCAATACAGTCAAAAACATACGATTTTTATCACATAGTTTTGAAATACAGGCATAAATATATGCTAAAGTTAATACACTCTTGACACGAAACAAAAAACCTGTAAAATAAATCACAAA
Above is a genomic segment from Aquificaceae bacterium containing:
- the acs gene encoding acetate--CoA ligase: MEVREEVHLKVEEKYSPPAHIVERAWVKDYDSLYQESIKDREAFWAKVAEELHWFKKWDKVLEWNYPYAKWFVNGKTNITYNCLDRHVQAGRRNKVAYIFVDEDGREKKITYGELLELVNRIANGLKSLGVKKGDRVSIYMPNTIEAIACMLACARIGAIHSVVFAGFSEGALRLRIEDAKAKVVLTASYTKRRGKKIDLFATVQRAIDGLGFVEKVVVWDRDGDVLNGSGGLFVSFDELVKNSSPNCEPVEMDAEDPLFILYTSGTTGKPKGVLHTTGGYMVGTYFTTKITFDLHEDDIYWCTADIGWITGHSYIVYGPLANGVTSLITEGAPDYPDPGRWWSYVEKYRVNVFYTAPTAIRMFMRYGEQWPAKYDLSSLRILGSVGEPINPEAWHWYYKHIGRENCAIVDTWWQTETGMHMITTIPAYPAKPGKAGKPYFGIEVAVVDSQGKELPPNTVGNLVIKTPWPSMLRTCWGEPDRYEKYWNTIQGYYFAGDLASYDEEGYIMILGRADDVLNVAGHRIGTMEVESAIVDHPAVAEAAVIGKPHEIKGESIKAFVILKKGVEPTDHLKEEIKQHVRQILGAIAVPDEIEFVEKLPKTRSGKIMRRVLKAQELGLPVGDVSTLED